Proteins encoded by one window of Myxococcales bacterium:
- the hemE gene encoding uroporphyrinogen decarboxylase: MKNDLFLRACRLEKTERTPVWMMRQAGRYMAEYRALREKHSLLEICKNAELATEVTLQPLRLGMDAAILFADILLPLEPMGAPFEFAKGEGPVVHSPVSCRADIERLRVIEPEDGLGYVMSSLRMIKKEISIPLIGFAGAPFTLASYLIEGGKSAHFAKTKALMYSEPDTFALLMSKLAEVVRRYLRAQVAAGADAIQLFDSWVGQLSREDYEEHIFPHVRHILADVETLGVPVIHFGTGTHALLDLQRKAGGTVLGLDWRTPFAEGWERIGHDRGVQGNLDPTVLFAPREVAARHVRRILDAAAGRPGHIFNLGHGILPGTPVDNVQAVVELVHEVSSRAV; encoded by the coding sequence ATGAAGAACGATCTGTTCCTTCGCGCGTGCCGCCTCGAGAAGACCGAGCGCACCCCGGTGTGGATGATGCGCCAGGCCGGCCGCTACATGGCCGAGTACCGCGCCCTCCGCGAGAAGCACAGCCTCCTCGAGATCTGCAAGAACGCCGAGCTCGCCACCGAGGTCACGCTCCAGCCTCTGCGCCTCGGGATGGACGCCGCCATCCTGTTCGCCGACATCCTCCTGCCGCTCGAGCCGATGGGCGCGCCGTTCGAGTTCGCCAAGGGCGAGGGGCCGGTCGTCCACTCGCCCGTGTCGTGCCGGGCCGACATCGAGCGCCTGCGGGTGATCGAGCCCGAGGACGGCCTCGGCTACGTGATGAGCTCGCTCCGCATGATCAAGAAGGAGATCTCCATCCCGCTGATCGGCTTCGCGGGCGCGCCGTTCACCCTCGCGAGCTACCTCATCGAGGGCGGCAAGAGCGCCCACTTCGCCAAGACCAAGGCGCTCATGTACTCCGAACCCGACACGTTCGCGCTGCTCATGAGCAAGCTCGCGGAGGTGGTGAGGCGGTACCTCCGCGCGCAGGTCGCGGCCGGGGCCGACGCCATCCAGCTCTTCGACTCGTGGGTCGGGCAGCTCTCGCGTGAAGACTACGAGGAGCACATTTTCCCACACGTGCGGCACATCCTGGCCGACGTGGAGACCCTGGGCGTGCCGGTCATCCACTTCGGCACGGGCACCCACGCGCTGCTCGACCTGCAGCGCAAGGCCGGCGGCACGGTGCTCGGCCTCGACTGGCGCACGCCGTTCGCCGAGGGCTGGGAGCGCATCGGCCACGATCGCGGCGTGCAGGGCAACCTCGACCCAACGGTGCTCTTCGCCCCACGCGAGGTCGCGGCGCGGCACGTGCGGCGCATCCTCGACGCCGCCGCGGGGCGGCCCGGGCACATCTTCAACCTGGGCCACGGCATCCTCCCCGGGACGCCGGTCGACAACGTCCAAGCGGTCGTCGAGCTCGTGCACGAGGTGAGCTCGCGCGCGGTGTAG
- a CDS encoding M36 family metallopeptidase — translation MMPRVRRSAALLTLLAAVGCGVSGEPAPSRAARAPGISQGEVAAVTAAVAHTDARLGAPSFLWLTRAPEAAPFADAADAARTTLRALQRPLHLSRAALGAVTEPVVHDLGRGAILAKVAQRVRGREVFRGEASLVLTRALEPVALTGSLAPSLDGSDAPFVVTPEKALAFAYRAATGAELPQDAASAATLASSAGEADTRAFVGHPFSGPVRVKEVYYPSRDGVVPAYRVELLLVSGRARSVVVSAIDGAVLFTNDLVRNEQLEIRTWASAETLVPMDGPQGNAFVPHPTGRPDATKPGAVAPQLVRLQNFPFSKGDPWLPNGATETRGNNVDAYADLTTPNGFTTATRDARANASGVGALGPVFDWTYDTSASPGATAESIKGSVNHLFYVTNFLHDWFYDSGFDEKSGNHQQDNFGRGGKGSDRLLIEGQDYSGRNNANAATPADGVSPRIQMYVFAGKTTSSLDVETPATLAGSRTVGSAGAFGKDKFVTRGDVALAVDGAGADPNDACEALGNTAAVTGKIVLVHRGTCSFVEKATRVQAAGGIGILVANVASSVSPTSAPYMGGQASDIDIPALSLAVVDGQALEAAIPQGVAVTMRREGTSDLDGGLDTAIVAHEWGHVLSNRLVGNADGLTTNQAGGLGEGWGDFTAQLVMVRADDVTTPQGANWNGVYPTGTHATSGSGDDSYFGIRRQPYSSDMTKNALTFKHISDGVPLPRNVPTSFGEDGGNNSEVHATGEVWAVMLWEAYSNLLRDPRYTFQAAQDRMKRYLVQSLKATPVDPTLLEARDALIAVAYASDEGDFQAFWRAFAKRGAGVGATGPDKSSVDNKGAKESFLVGGDLQIVSAVLTDDVVSCDRDGILDADETGSIEVTLRNSGATTLDKVDAKVTTKSPGLELADGGALAFPALKPFAVAKARVRVVARGSRPIEKVALDVALTDPALAVPRTITTTVTGVRDADEVEDSATTDDVQTSNTSWVVSGKDTTGTSVKWRRVKEGASQFWSIPNAGEPSDHLLTSAPFAVKEDSFGLTFRHRWAFEFSTERRSDFDGGVVEISLNGGVKWEDISAYAVINYNVTFVDDPRGTNPLKGRKGFGRISEGYPAWREEVLKVRTGAVDDVRVRFRAGADDNTAEAGWDIDDIALTGVATKPFWSFTAHRDACDAEGPKANAGPGKTVGAKEAVKLEGSATHPKGLPLTYRWAQIEGPTVALSGDTTPTLAFTAPDTLGETKLAFALRADDGALLSSASRVDVTVRAEPPVAVSLSGGCSAGPAGQGGGGVAGSLALSLALALVRRRRGAVV, via the coding sequence ATGATGCCGCGCGTCCGCCGCTCCGCCGCTCTCCTCACCCTCCTCGCCGCCGTCGGCTGCGGCGTCTCGGGCGAGCCCGCTCCCTCGCGCGCGGCCCGCGCGCCGGGGATCTCCCAGGGCGAGGTCGCCGCCGTCACCGCCGCCGTCGCGCACACCGACGCGCGGCTCGGCGCCCCCTCGTTCCTCTGGCTCACGCGCGCACCCGAAGCCGCTCCGTTCGCAGACGCGGCCGACGCCGCGCGCACCACTCTGCGCGCGCTCCAGCGGCCGCTGCACCTGTCGAGGGCTGCGTTGGGCGCGGTCACCGAGCCTGTGGTCCACGATCTTGGGCGGGGCGCGATCCTCGCGAAGGTGGCGCAGCGGGTTCGAGGTCGGGAGGTGTTCCGCGGCGAGGCGAGCCTCGTGCTCACGCGCGCGCTCGAGCCCGTCGCCCTCACGGGCAGCCTCGCGCCCTCGCTCGACGGGAGCGACGCGCCGTTCGTGGTCACTCCGGAGAAGGCCCTCGCCTTCGCGTACCGGGCGGCGACGGGCGCCGAGCTCCCGCAGGACGCGGCCAGCGCAGCCACGCTCGCGAGCTCCGCGGGAGAGGCAGACACGCGCGCGTTCGTGGGCCACCCGTTCTCCGGGCCGGTGAGGGTCAAGGAGGTTTACTATCCGAGCCGCGACGGCGTGGTGCCCGCGTACCGTGTGGAGCTCTTGCTCGTGTCCGGCCGCGCGCGCTCCGTGGTCGTATCCGCGATCGACGGGGCCGTGCTCTTCACGAACGACCTCGTGCGGAACGAGCAGCTCGAGATCCGCACCTGGGCGAGCGCCGAGACCCTGGTGCCGATGGACGGCCCGCAGGGCAACGCCTTCGTACCCCACCCCACGGGCCGCCCCGACGCGACCAAGCCCGGCGCCGTCGCTCCGCAGCTCGTGCGGCTCCAGAACTTCCCGTTCTCCAAGGGCGATCCGTGGCTGCCGAACGGCGCCACCGAGACGCGAGGGAACAACGTCGACGCGTACGCCGACCTCACCACCCCGAACGGCTTCACGACCGCGACCCGGGACGCGCGCGCGAACGCGTCCGGCGTGGGCGCCCTCGGCCCGGTGTTCGACTGGACGTATGACACGTCGGCGTCGCCCGGGGCGACCGCGGAGTCGATCAAGGGCTCGGTCAATCACCTCTTCTACGTCACGAACTTCCTGCACGACTGGTTCTACGACTCGGGCTTCGACGAGAAGTCGGGCAATCACCAGCAGGACAACTTCGGGCGCGGAGGCAAGGGCAGCGATCGCCTGCTCATCGAGGGACAGGACTACAGCGGTCGCAACAACGCGAACGCAGCGACCCCGGCGGACGGCGTGTCGCCCCGCATCCAGATGTACGTCTTCGCGGGGAAGACCACGTCGAGCCTCGACGTGGAGACGCCGGCGACCCTCGCGGGCTCGCGCACCGTGGGCTCGGCCGGCGCCTTCGGGAAGGACAAGTTCGTCACGCGCGGCGACGTGGCCCTCGCGGTCGACGGGGCCGGCGCCGATCCCAACGACGCCTGCGAGGCGCTCGGCAACACGGCGGCGGTGACTGGCAAGATCGTGCTCGTCCACCGCGGCACCTGCTCGTTCGTCGAGAAGGCCACGCGTGTGCAGGCGGCCGGCGGGATTGGCATTCTGGTCGCGAACGTGGCGTCGTCGGTCTCGCCGACCTCGGCGCCGTACATGGGGGGGCAAGCCTCCGACATCGACATCCCGGCGCTCTCCCTCGCGGTCGTCGACGGGCAGGCGCTCGAGGCGGCGATCCCCCAAGGAGTGGCGGTGACGATGCGCCGGGAGGGCACCTCGGACCTCGACGGCGGGCTCGACACGGCGATCGTGGCGCACGAGTGGGGCCACGTGCTCTCGAACCGCCTCGTCGGCAACGCCGACGGCCTGACCACGAACCAGGCGGGCGGCCTCGGCGAGGGCTGGGGTGACTTCACGGCGCAGCTCGTGATGGTGCGAGCCGACGACGTGACGACACCGCAGGGAGCCAATTGGAACGGGGTGTACCCCACCGGCACCCACGCGACGAGCGGGAGCGGCGACGACTCCTACTTCGGTATTCGTCGACAGCCGTATTCGTCGGACATGACGAAGAACGCGCTCACCTTCAAGCACATCTCCGATGGGGTACCGCTGCCGCGAAACGTGCCCACCTCGTTCGGCGAGGACGGCGGCAACAACTCGGAGGTGCACGCCACCGGTGAGGTGTGGGCCGTGATGCTGTGGGAGGCGTATTCGAACCTCCTGCGGGATCCGCGATACACGTTCCAGGCGGCCCAAGACCGGATGAAGCGCTACCTCGTCCAGAGCCTCAAGGCGACGCCGGTCGACCCCACGCTCCTCGAGGCGCGCGACGCGCTCATCGCGGTCGCGTACGCGAGCGACGAGGGCGATTTCCAGGCGTTCTGGCGCGCGTTCGCGAAACGCGGCGCGGGCGTCGGGGCGACCGGGCCCGACAAGTCGAGCGTTGACAACAAGGGCGCCAAGGAGAGCTTCCTCGTGGGCGGCGATCTGCAGATTGTCTCTGCGGTCCTCACCGACGACGTGGTCAGCTGCGACCGTGACGGCATCCTTGACGCGGACGAGACCGGCTCGATCGAGGTGACCCTCCGCAACTCGGGTGCGACCACGCTCGACAAGGTCGACGCGAAGGTGACCACCAAGAGCCCGGGTCTCGAGCTCGCCGACGGTGGCGCGCTCGCCTTCCCGGCGCTCAAGCCCTTCGCCGTCGCGAAGGCGCGCGTTCGCGTCGTGGCCCGCGGGAGTCGGCCGATCGAAAAGGTGGCGCTCGACGTAGCCCTCACCGATCCGGCTCTCGCCGTGCCGCGCACCATCACCACGACCGTGACCGGGGTGCGCGACGCCGACGAGGTCGAGGACTCCGCCACGACGGACGACGTGCAGACGTCGAACACCTCCTGGGTCGTCAGCGGGAAGGACACGACGGGCACGTCGGTGAAGTGGCGCCGCGTGAAGGAAGGCGCCAGCCAGTTCTGGTCGATTCCGAACGCGGGCGAGCCCTCGGACCACCTGCTCACCTCCGCGCCGTTCGCGGTGAAGGAGGACTCCTTCGGGCTCACCTTCCGGCACCGCTGGGCGTTCGAGTTCTCGACCGAGCGCAGGTCGGACTTCGACGGGGGCGTCGTGGAGATAAGCCTGAACGGCGGCGTCAAGTGGGAAGACATTTCGGCGTATGCGGTGATCAACTACAACGTGACGTTCGTCGACGACCCACGCGGCACGAACCCGCTCAAGGGTCGAAAGGGGTTCGGCCGCATCAGCGAGGGCTACCCGGCGTGGCGCGAGGAGGTGCTCAAGGTGCGCACCGGCGCCGTGGACGACGTGCGCGTCCGCTTCCGCGCCGGCGCGGACGACAACACCGCCGAGGCCGGGTGGGACATCGACGACATCGCGCTCACGGGCGTGGCCACCAAGCCGTTCTGGTCGTTCACGGCCCACCGCGACGCGTGCGACGCCGAGGGCCCGAAGGCCAACGCCGGCCCCGGCAAGACCGTGGGCGCGAAGGAGGCCGTGAAGCTCGAGGGCAGCGCCACGCACCCGAAGGGTCTGCCGCTGACCTACCGATGGGCGCAGATCGAGGGGCCCACCGTGGCGCTCTCGGGCGACACCACCCCCACCCTCGCGTTCACGGCGCCCGACACGCTCGGCGAGACGAAGCTCGCGTTCGCCCTGCGGGCCGACGACGGGGCGCTCCTCAGCAGCGCGTCGCGCGTCGACGTCACGGTGCGGGCCGAGCCGCCCGTCGCCGTGTCGCTCTCGGGCGGATGCAGCGCGGGTCCAGCGGGACAAGGTGGAGGGGGAGTCGCCGGTAGCCTCGCGCTCTCGCTGGCGCTCGCGCTCGTGCGGAGGCGGCGCGGCGCCGTGGTCTGA
- the obgE gene encoding GTPase ObgE has protein sequence MKFVDSCEVKARAGDGGNGAVAFRREKYVPFGGPSGGDGGRGGDVVFRTDPGLSTLLDLTYAHTLRADDGENGLGADCYGRGAQDLICRVPVGTQVFDAESNDLLHDLTVGGQDTVVAKGGRGGRGNIHFATPLDRAPRRAEPGEPGAERRLRLELKVMADVGLLGFPNVGKSTFVSACSRARAKVADYPFTTLVPQLGVVRVDDASFVVADIPGLIPGASTGAGLGLRFLKHVERTRALLHLVSLDPGEGRDPVDDYDALRKELRLFDPALAKRPTLVALSKMDVTEVREAYPALKARFAKKKLKLHALSAATGEGMREMERLLYELVAKGRAADAAEVEARAAEAPPPKRRAKRNP, from the coding sequence GTGAAGTTCGTAGATTCATGCGAAGTGAAGGCCCGAGCCGGCGACGGCGGGAATGGCGCGGTGGCCTTCCGCCGCGAGAAGTACGTACCGTTCGGTGGTCCGTCTGGAGGGGACGGCGGGCGCGGCGGCGACGTCGTTTTCCGCACGGATCCTGGTCTCTCCACGCTCCTCGACCTCACGTACGCCCACACGCTCCGAGCCGACGACGGAGAGAACGGGCTGGGCGCCGACTGCTACGGGCGCGGCGCGCAGGACCTCATTTGCCGCGTCCCCGTCGGCACGCAGGTGTTCGACGCCGAATCGAACGATCTCCTCCACGACCTGACCGTCGGCGGGCAGGACACAGTCGTCGCAAAGGGCGGGCGCGGAGGCCGCGGGAACATCCACTTTGCGACGCCGCTCGATCGTGCGCCGCGGCGCGCAGAGCCCGGTGAGCCCGGCGCCGAGCGGCGCCTGCGGCTCGAGCTCAAGGTCATGGCCGACGTGGGGCTCCTCGGCTTCCCGAACGTGGGGAAGTCGACCTTCGTGAGCGCGTGCTCACGGGCCCGCGCGAAGGTCGCCGACTACCCCTTCACCACGCTCGTCCCGCAGCTCGGCGTGGTGCGCGTCGACGACGCGTCGTTCGTGGTGGCCGACATCCCAGGCCTCATCCCGGGCGCCTCCACGGGCGCGGGGCTCGGCCTACGTTTCCTCAAGCACGTCGAGCGCACGCGGGCCCTGCTCCACCTCGTGTCGCTCGATCCCGGCGAGGGGCGCGATCCCGTCGACGACTACGACGCGCTACGCAAGGAGCTCCGCCTCTTCGACCCCGCGCTCGCGAAGCGCCCCACGCTGGTGGCGCTCTCCAAGATGGATGTGACGGAGGTGCGCGAGGCCTACCCGGCGCTGAAGGCGCGTTTCGCGAAGAAGAAGCTCAAGCTCCACGCCCTCTCCGCGGCGACCGGTGAAGGAATGCGCGAGATGGAGCGCCTGCTCTACGAGCTCGTGGCCAAGGGGCGCGCCGCCGACGCCGCCGAGGTCGAGGCGCGCGCAGCCGAGGCCCCGCCGCCGAAGCGCCGCGCCAAGCGCAACCCATGA
- the hemG gene encoding protoporphyrinogen oxidase: protein MSRRTRVVVIGGGITGLTTAYALEHLAPEAEVVLVEASPRLGGNIVTDVHNGFLIDYGPDSWVAAKPHATDLARELGLGDELIETIPANRKVYIAHNGALHSMPEGVLLGVPTEAYPIAVSELFTWDAKLRMGLELVVPPRAWHDGEDETVGAFLERRFGEQLTERLAGPLLGGIFAGDAYQISVRAAFPQLVAAEKTHGSLIRAMRAQKAARTAKSPERPAPRDEDPEHDRRRPRSSREKRDARDAAPPSRRPAGPSAFLSLKRGMGDLVVNLAHRVKGEVRLGARVESVSAAPVDRGGPGRRYRVALRDEVLEADHVVFTGPAHAARRALAPLDDTLPALLGEFDYASTATVFLAFKRSDVDHPLDASGYIVPRSAGRAALACTWVGSKWDHRVPGGQALVRLFFSGQHAGREVTDEALADLARRELAAFVPLRGMAQFARIHRYGMASPQPRLGHLARLARVERALSAHPGVYLAGNGYDGIGIPECIRQAREVARAIADASAGRATREREART from the coding sequence ATGAGCCGCCGCACGCGGGTCGTCGTCATTGGGGGCGGGATCACCGGGCTCACGACCGCGTACGCCCTCGAGCACCTCGCGCCGGAGGCCGAGGTCGTCCTCGTCGAGGCCTCGCCGCGCCTCGGCGGCAACATCGTCACCGACGTGCACAACGGCTTCCTCATCGACTATGGCCCCGACTCGTGGGTGGCCGCGAAGCCCCACGCCACGGATCTGGCCAGGGAGCTCGGGCTCGGCGACGAGCTCATCGAGACCATCCCTGCGAACCGTAAGGTGTACATTGCACACAACGGGGCGCTCCACTCCATGCCCGAGGGCGTGCTGCTCGGCGTCCCCACGGAGGCGTACCCCATCGCGGTCTCCGAGCTGTTCACGTGGGACGCGAAGCTGCGCATGGGGCTCGAGCTCGTCGTGCCGCCGCGCGCGTGGCACGACGGCGAGGACGAGACCGTCGGCGCGTTCCTCGAGCGCCGGTTCGGCGAGCAGCTCACCGAGCGCCTCGCCGGTCCGCTGCTGGGCGGCATCTTCGCGGGGGACGCCTATCAAATTTCCGTGCGGGCCGCGTTCCCGCAGCTCGTGGCGGCCGAGAAGACTCACGGTTCGCTGATCCGCGCGATGCGCGCGCAGAAGGCGGCGCGGACCGCCAAGAGCCCCGAGCGCCCCGCGCCCCGCGACGAAGATCCCGAGCATGATCGACGACGCCCGCGCAGCTCGCGCGAGAAACGCGACGCGCGGGACGCGGCGCCGCCATCGCGACGGCCGGCGGGCCCATCGGCCTTCCTGTCGCTCAAACGCGGCATGGGCGATCTGGTGGTCAACCTCGCGCACCGCGTGAAGGGCGAGGTCCGGCTCGGGGCGCGCGTGGAGAGCGTCTCGGCCGCCCCCGTGGACCGAGGCGGCCCTGGGCGACGCTACCGGGTGGCCCTCCGCGACGAGGTCCTCGAGGCCGACCACGTGGTGTTCACGGGCCCGGCCCACGCGGCCCGCCGGGCGCTCGCGCCCCTCGACGACACGCTGCCCGCCCTGCTCGGCGAGTTCGACTACGCCTCGACCGCGACGGTCTTCCTGGCGTTCAAGCGCTCCGATGTCGACCACCCGCTCGACGCGTCAGGGTACATCGTCCCGCGCTCCGCGGGGCGCGCGGCGCTGGCGTGCACCTGGGTCGGCTCGAAGTGGGATCACCGCGTGCCCGGCGGGCAGGCTCTCGTGCGGCTCTTCTTCTCGGGCCAGCACGCGGGACGCGAGGTGACGGACGAGGCCCTCGCCGACCTCGCGCGGCGCGAGCTCGCGGCCTTCGTGCCGCTGCGCGGAATGGCCCAGTTCGCGCGGATCCACAGGTACGGGATGGCGAGCCCCCAGCCGCGCCTGGGACACTTGGCCCGCCTCGCGCGGGTCGAGCGCGCGCTCTCCGCACACCCTGGCGTGTACCTCGCGGGGAACGGGTACGACGGCATCGGCATCCCCGAGTGCATCCGACAGGCCCGGGAGGTCGCCCGCGCGATCGCAGACGCGTCCGCGGGGCGCGCAACGAGAGAGAGAGAGGCGCGCACGTGA
- the nikR gene encoding nickel-responsive transcriptional regulator NikR encodes MKDVLVRFGLAMESSLLSELDEIVAARGTTRSELLRDLVRAEVSKQRVRSGEPAVGALTLVYDHHVRDLTERLTAVQHGLGDAIRSTMHVHLDHDHCLEVIVMRGDTDVLRDAAQRMLATRGVKHGGLELVTDRARVQASDEPGPVHEHDGHTHVHAPDGHAHAHTHGHARPRRK; translated from the coding sequence ATGAAGGACGTGCTCGTGCGCTTCGGCCTCGCCATGGAGAGCTCCCTGCTGAGCGAGCTCGACGAGATCGTCGCCGCGCGCGGGACCACGCGCTCGGAGCTGCTCCGGGACCTGGTCCGCGCCGAGGTGTCGAAGCAGCGCGTCCGCTCCGGCGAGCCCGCGGTGGGCGCTCTCACGCTCGTGTACGACCACCACGTCCGCGACCTCACGGAGCGGCTCACCGCGGTGCAGCACGGCCTCGGCGACGCGATCCGCTCCACCATGCACGTCCACCTCGATCACGATCACTGCCTCGAGGTGATCGTCATGCGGGGGGACACCGACGTGCTGCGCGACGCGGCGCAGAGAATGCTAGCGACGCGCGGCGTGAAGCACGGGGGGCTCGAGCTCGTCACCGACCGCGCGCGCGTCCAAGCCTCCGACGAGCCCGGCCCGGTGCATGAGCACGACGGCCACACCCACGTGCACGCACCCGACGGCCACGCTCACGCGCACACCCACGGCCACGCGCGCCCGCGCCGCAAGTGA
- the hemH gene encoding ferrochelatase, whose amino-acid sequence MRGLIVIVHGTVDSVAELPQFLTNIRRGHPPSPELVAEVTRRYEAIGGRSPLNDITRALTVKLGAALRLPARACGRLFAPTPSEAIRGLAADVSALTEIVVLPLAQHSAAIYLDAVREAARAEVGETVRVIGPGNWGRHEGLSDAFAARVDDALRGLSDAELAATTVIFSAHSLPVAVGRAGDPYEAEFRASASDITARLSRAPGRVAVCFQSQGMSAGPGGRPIEWMGPDLRAAFEAARAAGHTRVVVAPVGFLADHVEILYDLDIEARAWASELSLQFSRTASLNADDALVDVLADLARQVIDGSAGDAPPSPQ is encoded by the coding sequence GTGAGAGGTCTCATCGTCATCGTCCACGGCACGGTCGACTCGGTTGCTGAGCTGCCCCAGTTCCTCACCAACATCCGCCGCGGGCACCCGCCGTCGCCGGAGCTGGTCGCCGAGGTCACGCGCCGGTACGAGGCCATCGGAGGCCGCTCGCCGCTCAACGACATCACCCGCGCGCTCACGGTCAAGCTGGGCGCGGCCCTCCGGCTGCCCGCGCGCGCGTGCGGGCGGCTCTTCGCCCCGACCCCAAGCGAGGCCATCCGCGGGCTTGCCGCCGACGTCAGCGCGCTGACCGAAATCGTGGTGCTCCCCCTCGCGCAGCACTCCGCGGCCATCTACCTCGACGCGGTACGAGAGGCGGCGCGGGCCGAGGTCGGGGAGACGGTCCGCGTGATCGGCCCGGGCAACTGGGGGCGCCACGAGGGGCTCTCCGACGCCTTCGCCGCACGGGTCGACGACGCGCTCCGCGGGCTGTCCGACGCCGAGCTCGCGGCGACCACGGTCATCTTCTCTGCGCACAGCCTCCCCGTCGCCGTGGGGCGCGCGGGCGATCCCTACGAAGCGGAGTTTCGCGCGTCCGCGAGCGACATCACCGCGAGGCTCTCTCGCGCGCCGGGGCGCGTGGCGGTCTGCTTCCAGAGCCAGGGCATGAGCGCCGGCCCGGGCGGGCGCCCCATCGAGTGGATGGGCCCCGACCTCAGGGCGGCGTTCGAGGCCGCGCGCGCCGCAGGTCACACGCGCGTGGTCGTGGCGCCCGTGGGGTTCTTGGCGGACCACGTGGAGATCCTCTACGATCTCGACATCGAAGCGCGCGCCTGGGCCTCCGAGCTCTCCCTCCAGTTCTCGCGAACCGCGTCGCTCAACGCCGACGATGCGCTCGTCGACGTGCTCGCCGACCTCGCCCGGCAGGTCATCGATGGGAGCGCGGGCGACGCCCCGCCGAGCCCGCAATGA
- the prs gene encoding ribose-phosphate diphosphokinase produces MAPSFLAEGELDEGHVERKMFPDGERYLRLLDDAWGRDVVLLGGTPTDLDWLEVYDLGCAISRAGARSLSIVMPYFGYATMERAVHPGEVVTAKTRARLISSIPGCEGGSRVFLFDLHTDGIEFYFEDRHVTHHLYGAPLITELVKRTMGDTPYVLGATDAGRAKWVQSLARTLGVEPAFVYKKRDSSSGALSVTGINADVVDKDVVVYDDMIRTGSSLVQAGRAYLAAGASRVHAIASHLVLPGDSLEKIRASGVFATVCGTDSHPGSQQLGAERVTAVAPLFAKALLRSR; encoded by the coding sequence ATGGCGCCGAGCTTCCTCGCCGAGGGCGAGCTCGACGAGGGACACGTCGAGCGCAAGATGTTCCCCGACGGCGAGCGCTATCTGCGGCTCCTCGACGACGCCTGGGGCCGGGACGTCGTGCTGCTTGGCGGCACCCCGACCGACCTCGACTGGCTCGAAGTCTATGACCTCGGCTGCGCGATCTCGCGGGCCGGAGCGCGCTCGCTCAGCATCGTGATGCCCTATTTCGGCTACGCGACGATGGAACGCGCCGTCCACCCCGGGGAGGTGGTGACCGCGAAGACCCGCGCCCGCCTCATCTCGTCGATCCCCGGCTGTGAGGGCGGCTCGCGGGTGTTCTTGTTCGACCTCCACACCGACGGCATCGAGTTCTACTTCGAGGACCGGCACGTCACGCACCACCTCTACGGAGCGCCCCTCATCACCGAGCTCGTCAAGCGCACCATGGGCGACACGCCGTATGTCCTCGGCGCCACCGACGCTGGGCGCGCGAAGTGGGTGCAGAGCCTGGCGCGAACCCTCGGCGTGGAGCCTGCGTTCGTCTACAAGAAGCGAGACTCGTCGAGCGGAGCGCTCTCGGTGACGGGCATCAACGCCGACGTGGTGGACAAGGACGTCGTGGTCTACGACGACATGATCCGCACGGGGTCGTCGCTCGTCCAGGCCGGCCGCGCGTACCTCGCCGCCGGCGCCTCCCGCGTGCACGCGATCGCGAGCCACCTCGTGCTGCCGGGCGACTCCCTGGAGAAGATCCGCGCCTCGGGCGTCTTCGCGACGGTGTGCGGTACCGACTCGCACCCGGGCAGCCAGCAGCTCGGCGCGGAGCGCGTCACCGCCGTCGCCCCGCTTTTCGCGAAGGCGCTGCTGCGCTCGCGCTGA
- a CDS encoding thrombospondin type 3 repeat-containing protein, which produces MRSSLVAPVVLVAGLLSLAVACAVTPARVPSLTAPDPRAAPVGAPLELASSGPPSTAFVPARGASGRDADEDGTPDSADRCPDAPEDRDGFQDEDGCPDPDNDQDGIPDVDDMCPNEPEDRDGWLDADGCPDPDNDKDGVPDIEDHCPIEPGPRGNRGCPSQSRPAAP; this is translated from the coding sequence ATGCGCTCCTCGCTCGTCGCGCCCGTCGTGCTCGTCGCGGGCCTCCTCAGCCTCGCCGTCGCGTGCGCGGTGACCCCCGCCCGGGTCCCGTCGCTCACCGCGCCCGACCCCCGCGCGGCGCCCGTCGGCGCGCCGCTCGAGCTCGCGTCGAGCGGGCCGCCCAGCACGGCGTTCGTCCCGGCGCGCGGCGCGAGCGGCCGCGACGCGGACGAGGACGGCACTCCCGACTCCGCAGACCGCTGCCCCGACGCGCCCGAGGATCGCGACGGCTTCCAGGACGAAGACGGGTGCCCGGACCCCGACAACGACCAGGACGGCATCCCCGACGTCGACGACATGTGCCCCAACGAGCCCGAGGATCGCGACGGGTGGCTGGACGCCGATGGGTGCCCCGACCCCGACAACGACAAGGATGGCGTCCCCGACATCGAAGACCACTGCCCGATCGAACCCGGACCGCGCGGCAACCGTGGCTGCCCGAGCCAGAGCCGGCCCGCCGCGCCCTGA